One genomic window of Luteitalea pratensis includes the following:
- a CDS encoding ABC transporter ATP-binding protein, protein MTFALPEGDTAILIGPSGSGKSLLLKLTLGLLQPDAGAIFVHGRRIDRLSERELVAVRDEIGMLFQEGALFDSLTVGENVGFKLADQARLAPDRIRARVEEVLGFIGLEPYIDRLPSELSGGQRRRVAIARAVAARPRVLLFDDPTAGLDPITAKSVDAEIIKLRDLQHVSALVVTHQLQDAFYIATHEAAVTNGRFVIRPRADQAASRAHVLLLRDGAIGFDGPVAALLDSRDPYVRTYLTGWVPPLSLHASAGVA, encoded by the coding sequence GTGACATTCGCACTCCCCGAAGGGGACACCGCGATCCTCATCGGACCAAGTGGGAGCGGCAAGTCGCTGCTCCTCAAGCTCACACTCGGATTGTTGCAGCCCGATGCCGGCGCCATTTTCGTGCACGGTCGTCGGATCGACCGCCTTTCCGAGCGGGAGTTGGTCGCGGTCCGGGACGAGATCGGCATGCTGTTCCAGGAAGGCGCCCTCTTCGACTCGTTGACCGTTGGCGAAAACGTCGGCTTCAAGCTGGCGGATCAGGCCCGGCTCGCGCCAGACCGCATCCGGGCCCGGGTCGAGGAAGTGCTCGGCTTCATCGGGCTCGAACCCTACATCGACCGGCTGCCGTCAGAACTGTCGGGAGGGCAGCGCCGCCGCGTCGCCATCGCGCGTGCAGTGGCGGCACGACCCCGCGTACTGCTTTTCGATGACCCAACCGCCGGTCTCGACCCGATCACCGCCAAGAGCGTCGACGCCGAGATCATCAAGCTCCGCGACCTGCAGCACGTGAGCGCGCTGGTCGTCACGCATCAGCTGCAGGATGCGTTCTACATCGCGACGCACGAGGCCGCCGTCACCAACGGAAGGTTCGTGATCCGTCCGCGTGCCGATCAGGCGGCCAGCAGGGCCCATGTCCTCTTGCTGCGGGACGGAGCGATCGGGTTCGATGGACCAGTCGCGGCCCTTCTCGACAGTCGCGATCCATACGTGCGGACGTACCTGACAGGCTGGGTACCGCCACTCAGCCTGCACGCATCCGCCGGGGTAGCCTGA
- a CDS encoding flavodoxin domain-containing protein, with protein sequence MCTIPVFYATTHGQTRRIAERIAEALRREGHASFPLDLTSETARHFDWRRASAAVLSASLHTGRHQSSAVHFARTHVDRLNAIPTWFVSVSLSAASAHAEERSAAERLAREFVESVGWAPGRVSCVAGMLAYTRYSFVTRWFMRRIARKEGASTDTSRDHEFTDWSAVALLSRQFGREVWNRVQARGVRSREERWANDSRR encoded by the coding sequence ATGTGCACGATCCCCGTGTTCTACGCCACGACCCACGGCCAGACGAGACGCATTGCCGAGCGGATCGCCGAGGCACTGCGGCGCGAAGGTCACGCAAGCTTTCCGCTCGACCTGACCTCCGAGACCGCTCGTCACTTCGACTGGAGGCGCGCGAGCGCCGCGGTGCTCAGCGCGTCCCTCCATACCGGCCGCCATCAGTCCAGCGCGGTGCACTTTGCCCGGACGCACGTCGATCGCCTGAACGCCATTCCGACCTGGTTCGTGTCGGTGAGCCTGAGCGCTGCCTCGGCACACGCAGAGGAACGTTCGGCCGCCGAACGTCTTGCCCGCGAATTCGTCGAGAGTGTCGGTTGGGCGCCAGGCCGGGTGTCGTGCGTCGCCGGGATGCTTGCCTACACTCGGTATTCATTCGTCACGCGGTGGTTCATGCGGCGGATCGCGCGCAAGGAGGGGGCGTCCACCGACACATCCAGGGACCACGAATTCACCGATTGGAGTGCGGTCGCACTGCTCTCGAGGCAGTTCGGCCGCGAGGTCTGGAACCGTGTCCAGGCCCGAGGTGTGAGGAGCAGGGAGGAGAGATGGGCGAACGATTCCAGACGATAG
- a CDS encoding universal stress protein, which produces MGERFQTIVVAVDFSETSEEAWTAACRLAMDTQSDVHLLHVSPDPLRQAWTVETIGVDFAGLAEDWRRFAVERLAAIRPVEGLPEARITREVVTGVPHETIVDYATAQHADLIVVGTHGYGPIKHLLLGSVAERVVRQAPCPVMTVPHRSVRAEARQKADASQIPR; this is translated from the coding sequence ATGGGCGAACGATTCCAGACGATAGTCGTGGCTGTCGATTTCAGCGAGACCTCAGAGGAGGCGTGGACCGCGGCGTGTCGTCTGGCGATGGACACGCAGAGCGATGTGCACTTGCTGCACGTGAGCCCAGACCCGTTGCGGCAGGCGTGGACCGTCGAGACGATCGGTGTGGACTTCGCCGGCCTGGCTGAGGACTGGCGTCGGTTTGCAGTGGAGCGACTGGCCGCCATTCGTCCGGTCGAGGGCCTCCCCGAGGCGCGCATCACCCGCGAGGTGGTTACCGGCGTGCCGCACGAGACCATCGTCGACTATGCCACCGCGCAGCATGCGGACCTGATCGTCGTCGGCACGCATGGGTATGGCCCCATCAAGCACCTGCTGCTCGGGAGCGTTGCCGAACGCGTCGTTCGGCAGGCACCGTGTCCCGTGATGACCGTGCCACACCGCTCAGTCCGGGCCGAAGCACGCCAGAAGGCAGACGCGTCGCAGATTCCGCGGTAA